The genomic stretch CTGCTGGTACGTAGCCGCGCGCAGCGGAGCGCGGCCGCGGTGGCTGATCCGGCTCCGGCCGCGCCACTCGCCCGAGCCATACTCGTTGACCTCGCTGCCGGCCAGCTTCACCACCGCGCGGCTGCTGTCGTATTCCCGGAAGTCGCCGACCAGGCCCAGGGTGATCGCGTTGTAGAGCGGGCTGCTTCCCGGGATGCTGTCCAGCAGCACGCTCTCTTCGAAGCCGCTGTAGCGCGCCAGAAGCTGCTCGGCCACGACCGCCTTCTGCCGCTCCAGCATCTGCCTGCGTTCGGCGGCCATGCGGATGCGCAGCGGCATCCCCTCGCCGGAGCGCCGGTGCGGGCTCGCGTGCGCCGCCTTGACCACCTCCAGAAACCGGGCCGCGGCTCCCGTCAGGACGCGGCCGTCCGTGTGCGCCTTCACCCGCTCCACCCACTGCGAGGCCGATAGCGCCGCCATCTCCGAGAAGGGGAGCAGCGCACGGGCGATCGCCAGCGCGTTGACCCTGTCGCACTCCTTGAAGAGCTCCTCGAACTCCGGCAGCAGGCGCCCCCATAAGCTCTTCAGCCGCGCCAGCTCCGCCGCCGAACGCGCGCGCAGCAGCATGTACTCCCGGGCGTGGGCGTCCATCGCGGCCCGCTCCGCACACTTCGGCAGCTGTGCCTGCGTGAACTTTCCGTCCTTGACCAGGATGCAGGCCAGGTCCGCGTCGCGCGGGTCCATCTTCTCGGGCGTATAGCGCGTCGCCTCGCGCTCGCGCT from Longimicrobium sp. encodes the following:
- a CDS encoding transposase; the encoded protein is MSKHTSVLASPEEPSIDLLLPPTRGSLRQQEKQRRRLAQLEGKPLIVGLDLAKEKQAVSFTHGGETLGRKRINCPSQQLAGALQPIIQGLCKRHGLDHVLIGMEPASYFWELAAESFEAAGLKYVVLHTLAVKREREATRYTPEKMDPRDADLACILVKDGKFTQAQLPKCAERAAMDAHAREYMLLRARSAAELARLKSLWGRLLPEFEELFKECDRVNALAIARALLPFSEMAALSASQWVERVKAHTDGRVLTGAAARFLEVVKAAHASPHRRSGEGMPLRIRMAAERRQMLERQKAVVAEQLLARYSGFEESVLLDSIPGSSPLYNAITLGLVGDFREYDSSRAVVKLAGSEVNEYGSGEWRGRSRISHRGRAPLRAATYQQ